From Vitis vinifera cultivar Pinot Noir 40024 chromosome 3, ASM3070453v1, the proteins below share one genomic window:
- the LOC104877390 gene encoding uncharacterized protein LOC104877390, which produces MSHRRGRVQIVSPEDELDNLQQLLDIQPAATTTPSSSDPSDSSDPSVVGSSSSKKRTRGLIRNLDLLSMKPGEKKTTRFNTRGQVIYDGKGERLSSYIGTLVRSQHNVPIQVQDWNHVSEDVKEKIWALVLEKYELEETCKSYILQCCGNLFRSYRNKMKAKYYNPYNTDEERLCHRPPHLSDDDWRWLIHFWGTLEAKVKIMIFS; this is translated from the exons ATGTCACATCGAAGAGGAAGAGTGCAAATAGTGTCTCCAGAAGATGAGTTGGACAATCTACAACAACTCTTAGACATACAACCTGCTGCAACTACTACTCCTAGTAGTTCTGATCCTTCTGATTCTTCAGATCCTTCTGTTGTTG GTTCATCCTCTAGCAAAAAGAGGACACGTGGCCTAATACGTAACTTAGATTTACTTAGTATGAAACccggggaaaaaaaaactacacgATTCAATACCAGAGGACAAGTTATTTATGATGGAAAAGGGGAAAGATTGTCAAGCTATATAGGAACATTGGTGCGATCTCAACACAATGTACCCATCCAAGTTCAAGATTGGAATCACGTTAGTGAAGATGTGAAAGAAAAGATTTGGGCCTTAGTATTG gaaaaatatgaactagaagaaacatgtaagagctacattcttcaatgttgtggaaatttgtttagaagctatagaaataaaatgaaggccAAGTATTATAACCCTTATAATACAGATGAGGAGAGATTGTGCCATCGACCTCCACACTTATCGGATGATGATTGGAGGTGGCTCATCCACTTTTGGGGTACACTTGAGGCCAAGGTAAAGATAATGATCTTTTCTTGA
- the LOC100264127 gene encoding uncharacterized protein LOC100264127, with the protein MRHEGPISEHILSLSRGPSTSVTCYRGYIINGFRFHTREREKGKKTQNSGVVVTAEVSSFASARDKNPIPGHVSYYGVLTDVIELHYLGGNRVILFKCDWWDVINSGRGMKKDEYGFTCLNFECTICTDEPFVLASQAKQVFYVQNSNEENWHTVVEIQTRGVYDMNQKVSTNDPEPYQQLITLHSQRDVHELIENDLINWDRNDIAGETIQTNVLLSQQKNIVERDNEFIHDDDIDDV; encoded by the coding sequence ATGCGACATGAAGGTCCAATTTCTGAACACATACTATCATTGTCTCGTGGACCAAGTACATCAGTTACATGTTATAGAGGATACATCATTAATGGGTTCAGATTTCACACAAGAGAACgcgaaaagggaaaaaaaactcaaaatagtgGAGTTGTTGTGACCGCAGAGGTATCAAGCTTTGCAAGTGCAAGAGATAAGAACCCAATTCCTGGTCATGTTTCTTACTATGGTGTGCTAACTGATGTAATTGAGTTACATTACCTTGGTGGAAATAGAGTTATTTTATTCAAGTGTGACTGGTGGGATGTAATCAATAGTGGAAGGGGAATGAAGAAGGATGAATATGGGTTCAcgtgtttgaattttgaatgtaCCATATGCACAGATGAACCATTTGTGCTTGCATCTCAAGCAAAACAAGTCTTctatgttcaaaattcaaatgaggAAAATTGGCACACCGTTGTAGAGATACAAACTCGAGGAGTTTATGATATGAATCAGAAAGTATCTACTAATGATCCAGAGCCATATCAACAGCTTATAACACTTCATAGTCAACGTGATGTGCATGAGTTGATCGAGAATGATTTAATCAATTGGGATAGAAATGATATTGCAGGAGAAACTATCCAAACAAATGTTCTACTATCACAACAAAAAAACATTGTTGAAAGAGATAATGAATTCATTCATGATGATGATATAGATGATGTGTAG
- the LOC100853460 gene encoding receptor-like protein 33, which translates to MEFMKLCHFLLFIFLFFSFMFSPSFSQASLPHQCLDNQKLALLRFKNESFSFSSSSSSKSESWKPDTDCCSWEGIKCDNNTGHVISLDLSWDQLVGDIDSNSSLFKLHSLMRLNLSHNSFHFFNFNSELFGFPQLVNLTHLDLANSGFSGQVPLQMSRLTKLVSLNLSDNQQLKLENPNLKMLVQNMSSLRELCLDKVDMSTRNGNWCKAISSAAPNLLVLRLWDCSLSGPIDSSISNLHLLSELVLSNNNLLSEVPDVLTNLYSLVSIQLSSCGLHGEFPGGIFQLPNLQIIDVSNNPNLYGLLPEFPQQSALRELSLSCTKFHGKLPESIGNLEFLTNLYLDNCNFSGTLPNSIGNLTALQYLSLSSNYFSGSIPSLALPKKITDELVEQSHLSPESRLLNLRLLDLRNNSFDGITDYSLFTLPSLKDLMLGKNRFHSLPDEGPFTPSSSLSWLDLSENEFQGPISRLLTVLTSLEILNLSSNKFNGSMDLGMFSNLTKLRHLYLSHNDWSITASANLTFPQLVSLHLSHNHWSMTDSDDLAFPNLKMLKMRSCNVTKFPSFLRNLHSMEALDLSSNGINGQIPNWIWSSSLIGLNLSQNLLTGLDRPLPDASSLQMGALDVHSNKLQGSLPFLSQQIEFLDYSDNNFRSVIPADIGSYLSKAFFFSVSGNNLIGKIPTSICSARKLQVLDLSDNQLNGTIPTCLGNFSSELLVLNLGGNNLQGTMPWSYAETLSTLVFNGNGLEGKVPRSLSTCKGLEVLDLGDNQIHDTFPFWLGNLPQLQVLVLRSNKFYGPIGYPQNKNVFPMLHVIDIASNDFVGHLPSEYFLTWTAMMKVDEGKSKVQYLGVSASYSYYITVKLKMKGENMTLERILNIFTSINLSNNEFEGKIPKLIGELKSLHVLDLSHNNLDGPIPSSLENLLQLESLDLSHNKLSGEIPQQLVRLTFLSFINLSENELQGSIPSGAQFNTFPAGSYEGNPGLCGFPLPTKCEAAKEALPPIQQQKLELDSTGEFDWTVLLMGYGCGLVAGLSTGYILFWGNGFIAESITTKMQQSRLRSSQRRRS; encoded by the coding sequence ATGGAGTTTATGAAACTTTGCCATTTTCTTCTGTTCATCTTTCTGTTCTTTTCCTTCATGTTCTCGCCATCATTCTCCCAGGCTTCCCTCCCTCATCAGTGCCTAGACAACCAAAAATTGGCCCTTCTGCGATTTAAGAATGAAtccttctcattttcatcatcCTCATCTTCGAAATCTGAATCTTGGAAGCCAGATACTGACTGTTGTTCCTGGGAAGGCATCAAATGTGACAACAACACTGGTCATGTGATCAGCCTTGACCTCAGTTGGGATCAACTTGTTGGAGACATTGATTCTAACAGCAGCCTATTCAAACTTCACAGCCTCATGAGGCTCAACCTCTCCCATAActcctttcattttttcaactttaattctgaGCTTTTTGGGTTTCCCCAGCTTGTGAATTTGACGCACCTTGATCTTGCCAATTCAGGTTTTTCAGGCCAAGTACCTCTCCAAATGTCTCGCTTGACAAAATTGGTGTCTCTCAATCTCTCTGACAATCAGCAGCTAAAGCTTGAAAACCCCAACTTGAAAATGCTAGTTCAAAACATGTCCAGCTTGAGAGAACTCTGTCTGGATAAAGTTGACATGTCAACACGGAACGGCAACTGGTGCAAGGCGATATCTTCTGCAGCTCCTAATCTTCTGGTGTTAAGGTTATGGGACTGTTCCCTTTCAGGTCCAATTGATTCTTCTATTTCAAATCTTCATCTTCTCTCAGAACTTGTGCTCTCAAATAACAATCTCTTGTCAGAAGTTCCCGATGTCCTGACAAATCTCTATTCTCTGGTCTCCATTCAACTTAGTTCATGTGGACTGCATGGTGAATTTCCAGGAGGTATCTTCCAGCTACCAAATCTGCAGATAATTGACGTATCAAACAATCCAAACCTCTATGGATTGTTACCAGAATTCCCTCAGCAAAGTGCACTCAGGGAATTGTCCCTCTCATGCACAAAATTTCATGGGAAATTACCGGAGTCAATAGGCAACCTTGAGTTTTTGACCAACTTATATCTTGACAATTGTAATTTCTCTGGAACACTCCCAAACTCAATTGGCAACCTTACAGCACTTCAATATTTGTCTCTCTCATCAAACTATTTCAGTGGTTCAATTCCTTCTTTAGCTTTACCAAAGAAAATTACTGATGAACTGGTGGAGCAGTCCCATTTGTCTCCAGAAAGCAGGCTTCTGAACCTCAGGCTCCTTGATTTGCGCAATAACTCATTTGATGGTATCACTGACTATTCTTTGTTTACACTCCCATCTTTGAAAGACCTTATGCTTGGAAAGAACCGGTTTCATAGTCTACCTGATGAGGGTCCCTTCACACCCTCCTCAAGTTTGAGTTGGCTGGATCTGAGTGAAAATGAATTCCAGGGCCCGATTTCAAGACTGCTCACTGTGCTCACAAGCCTAGAAATCCTTAATCTTTCTTCCAACAAGTTCAATGGCAGTATGGATCTGGGCATGTTCTCTAACTTGACCAAGCTTCGTCATCTTTATCTATCTCATAATGACTGGTCAATAACTGCTAGTGCCAATTTAACATTTCCCCAACTTGTTTCTCTTCACCTATCTCATAATCACTGGTCGATGACTGATAGTGATGATTTAGCCTTTCCCAACCTTAAGATGTTGAAGATGCGTTCATGCAATGTAACAAAATTCCCAAGTTTCTTGAGAAACCTTCACAGTATGGAAGCTCTGGACCTTTCCAGCAATGGAATCAATGGTCAAATACCCAATTGGATTTGGAGTAGCTCTTTGATCGGTCTGAATCTTTCCCAGAACTTGCTAACGGGTTTAGATCGACCTTTGCCAGATGCCTCCTCACTTCAAATGGGAGCTTTGGATGTTCATTCCAACAAACTACAAGGTTCACTTCCATTTCTGTCCCAGCAGATTGAATTTCTAGATTATTCTGATAACAATTTCAGGTCTGTCATCCCAGCTGACATTGGTTCATATCTCTCCAAGGCGTTCTTCTTTTCAGTTTCAGGCAATAACCTCATTGGAAAAATCCCCACATCAATCTGCAGCGCCAGGAAACTTCAAGTTCTTGATCTGTCGGATAACCAGTTGAATGGTACAATTCCTACATGTTTGGGGAACTTCAGCAGTGAACTATTAGTACTTAATCTAGGCGGGAACAATTTGCAAGGAACCATGCCTTGGAGTTATGCAGAAACCCTAAGCACGCTTGTGTTCAATGGAAATGGGTTAGAAGGAAAGGTTCCAAGATCTTTGTCAACTTGTAAAGGATTGGAAGTTTTAGACCTTGGAGACAACCAAATACATGATACCTTCCCGTTCTGGTTGGGGAATCTACCACAGTTGCAGGTTCTTGTCTTGCGCTCCAATAAGTTCTATGGTCCCATAGGATATCCACAAAACAAGAATGTCTTTCCTATGCTTCATGTAATCGATATCGCTTCCAATGATTTCGTTGGTCATTTGCCATCAGAATACTTTCTTACTTGGACGGCAATGATGAAAGTGGATGAGGGAAAATCCAAAGTGCAGTACCTGGGAGTGAGTGCAAGTTATTCTTATTACATCACAGtgaaactaaaaatgaaaggaGAAAACATGACACTAGAAAGGATCCTAAATATTTTCACATCCATCAACCTCTCCAACAatgaatttgaaggaaaaattcCAAAGTTGATCGGAGAACTCAAGTCACTGCACGTCCTGGACTTGTCCCATAACAATCTTGATGGCCCTATTCCCTCATCGCTCGAAAATCTACTCCAACTTGAGTCATTAGATCTCTCACATAATAAGCTTTCAGGAGAGATCCCTCAGCAACTTGTAAGGCTGACATTCCTTTCCTTCATAAACCTGTCAGAAAACGAACTCCAAGGATCTATACCAAGTGGTGCACAATTTAACACATTTCCTGCAGGATCCTATGAGGGAAACCCAGGGCTATGTGGGTTTCCATTGCCCACGAAGTGTGAAGCTGCAAAGGAAGCACTGCCCCCAATTCAGCAACAGAAGCTGGAATTGGATTCCACGGGTGAATTTGATTGGACAGTGCTACTAATGGGATATGGTTGTGGACTAGTAGCAGGGTTGAGCACGGGATACATCTTATTCTGGGGAAATGGATTCATTGCTGAAAGTATTACAACAAAAATGCAACAATCACGCTTGAGATCAAGCCAGCGAAGGAGGAGTTAG